From Eubalaena glacialis isolate mEubGla1 chromosome 5, mEubGla1.1.hap2.+ XY, whole genome shotgun sequence, one genomic window encodes:
- the RNF4 gene encoding E3 ubiquitin-protein ligase RNF4: MSTRKRRGGTVNSRQAQKRTREASSPPEMALEAEPIELVESAGDEIVDLTCESLEPVVVDLTHSDSVVIVEERRRPRRNARRLRQEHADSCVLSSDDEELPRDRDVYVTTHTPRNAREEAATGLRPSGTVSCPICMDGYSEIVQNGRLIVSTECGHVFCSQCLRDSLKNANTCPTCRKKINHKRYHPIYI; this comes from the exons AGAAAGCGTCGTGGAGGAACAGTAAATTCTAGACAAGCCCAGAAGCGAACTCGAGAAGCGTCCTCCCCCCCTGAGATGGCCTTGGAGGCAGAACCCATAGAACTTGTGGAGAGCG CTGGAGATGAAATAGTGGACCTCACCTGTGAATCTTTAGAGCCTGTGGTCGTCGACCTGACTCACAGCGACTCTGTCGTG attGTTGAAG AAAGGAGGCGGCCAAGGAGGAATGCCAGGAGGCTGCGGCAGGAGCACGCCGATAGCTGTGTGCTAAGCAGTGATGACGAGGAGCTGCCCAGGGACAGGGACGTGTATGTgaccacccacacccccaggaacGCCCGGGAGGAGGCCGCTACCGGACTCAG GCCCTCTGGTACCGTCAGTTGTCCCATCTGCATGGACGGGTACTCGGAG atTGTGCAGAACGGACGTCTCATTGTTTCTACAGAATGTGGCCACGTCTTCTGTAGCCAGTGCCTCCGTGATTCCCTTAAGAATGCTAACACTTGCCCAACTTGCAGGAAAAAGATCAACCACAAACGGTACCACCCCATTTATATATGA
- the LOC133092501 gene encoding spidroin-2-like, translated as MSPADAKRGAKRRKNKRGGGGGSGGGNGGAGGGKAGPAAALRGSQATGLAAPGGAAAANGPLGAGAGGAAPGGYFEVSGGGAGAGAGRGPRAAGALTASRGAGGDRGPGWEAPPTRAPSLGPGCSAPGAASPGSAAPPAHLHGAVTDPGWCRVAPRRGRP; from the coding sequence ATGAGCCCGGCCGACGCCAAGCGCGGGGCCAAGCGCCGGAAGAACaagcggggcggcggcggcggctcgggCGGTGGCAAcggcggcgcgggcggcggcaAGGCCGGCCCGGCGGCGGCGCTGCGCGGCTCCCAGGCCACGGGCCTGGCAGCCCCGGGCGGCGCGGCGGCGGCCAACGGGCCCCtcggcgcgggcgcgggcggcgCCGCCCCCGGAGGCTACTTCGAGGTAAGCGgcggtggggcgggggcgggcgcggggcgggggccACGGGCGGCGGGCGCCCTGACAGCCTCCCGCGGGGCCGGCGGGGACCGCGGGCCGGGGTGGGAGGCGCCGCCGACCCGCGCCCCGAGCCTCGGGCCGGGCTGCAGCGCGCCAGGTGCCGCATCTCCCGGGAGCGCGGCGCCGCCTGCCCACCTGCACGGCGCTGTCACGGATCCGGGCTGGTGTCGTGTCGCCCCGCGCCGAGGTCGTCCTTGA